GCCCATGCCCAGCAGTTCGCGGGCCTTCTCCAGGCTCAGCAGCTGCGCGCGGCTGCGCCGCAGGTGGTTGCGGTGGCGTTCGATCTCCCACACGAGCCCGATCAGGTCGCGCTGGGTCTGCGCCGTGCGGATGCGCGTGAGCGTCAGCGGCGCGAAGATCGCGGCCTCGGCGCCCATGGCCCCCACGAGCAGGCTGCGCACCTGGTGGCGCAGCGATTCCTCGGACACGGCCGGGCGGGGACGCGCGTGGTCGGCGACCGGGGTGGTGAGGACCGGCGGCGGCGGACGGCGCAGGGGCGCCGCTGGAGGCGCGGGGATCGGCGCAGGTGTCGGCATCGGTGCCGGAACCGGCGGTTCGGGCGCGACGGCCGCCTCGACCGGGAAGACGTCCGGATGGCCCTCCGTGTCCGGACCTTCGTCATGGACCAGGGGCGCGGCGGCCGCCAGGTTCACCTCGAACTCCACGTCCGGCTCGTCGACATCGGGGATGGGCGGGAGCACCCAGGGTTCGACCGGCGGCGTGATGGGGCCTTCGTCCCGCACGTCCAGTTCCACGCTGGTGAGCTTCGGCAGGTCGAGGGCGCCCGGCGCCGTTTCCTGCGGTTCGGGGGCCATGACCTCGGCCGGCACCTCGACGAGGCCCAGGCGCACCAGTTCCTCGAAGTGGCTGGTGGCCGCGCCCGCCTTGTTCGCCATGCCCAGCACCTCGCCGAGCGGGCGGCGGCCGTCGACCAGCAGCAGCACCGTGCGATGGCGCTGGCTGAGGCCGCGGGTGCGGTGGCGGAGTTCGTCGACGCCGTCGGCGGTCTTGAACGGGGCGGGGGACAGGGGCATGAGGACCCGGGAGGAAACGCTGGAGGACGAGGTTCCGATTGTGGTCCCGCCGCCGGGTTCCCAACACGGCATCAATGGGCGCAATGCCCGGCTGTTTCATCCTGTCACCACGGCCGTGGCGGCCCCCAAACAAACAGGCCACCCGAAGGTGGCCTGCGTGCCGGAGCGAAGAACGATCGGTCGGCGATCAGTCGGCGTACTGGACGTTGGCGCGGATCACCGGCGTCCACTTGTTGATCTCGGCCTCGACGAACTTCTTGTGCTCGGCGCCGTTGACGCGGTTGTCGGTGACGACGACGGCGGCCAGGGCTTCTTCCGACTTGATGAAGGCCGGGTCCTTCAGCGTGGCCTTGAGGGCGGCGTTCAGCTTGTCGACGACGGGCTTCGGCGTGCCCTTCGGGGCGTACAGGCCGTGCCAGATGGTCACGTTGAAGCCCTTGAGGCCCGACTCGTCGAGCGTGGGCAGCTTGGCCAGGGCCGGCATGCTCAGGCGCTTGGCGGTGGAGACGGCGTAGAACTTGATCTTGCCGCCTTCGGCCTGGCCCATCGTGTTGGTGGTCTGGTCGCACATGATGTCGACCTGGCCGCCGAGCAGGTCGGTCATGGCCGGGCCCGTGCCCTTGTACGGCACGGCGACCATCTCGACCTTGAGGGTGCTCTGGAACAGCAGGCCGCACAGGTGCGAGGCCGAACCCACGCCGGCGTGGGCCAGGTTGATCTTGCCCTTGTTCGCCTGGATCCAGGTGTTCAGTTCGGCGTAGTTGTTCGCGGCGAGCGTGGAGCGGCCCACGAGGGTCATCGGCACTTCGTTGATGAGGCCGAGGTACTCGAAGTCTTCCAGGGTCTTGTACTGCAGGTTGCGGTACAGGGCCGGCGACGTGGCCATGCCGATGTGCGTGAGCAGGATCGTGTAGCCGTCGTTGGCCGCCTTGGCGACCTTCGTGGCACCCAGCGTGCCGCCGGCGCCGCCGGCGTTCTCGATGATGATGGGCTTGCCCAGCTGCTTGCGCAGGCCTTCGGCGAAGTCGCGTGCCACCTTGTCGGTGGGGCCGCCGGCCGCGAACGGCACGACGATGGTGATCGGCTTCTCGGGGTACTCGGCCAACGCGGCCGTGGCAGTGAGCGCGGTGAGTGCAGCCAGCAACAGCTTCTTCATGGGGGCAATCCTCGGATGGGTCGGCAGGTATCGGAAAGCCGATGCTACGCAATGGCCCCCGCGCCTCGCATGCCGGAAACTACGTAGCGGCGGTCAAAGCGCCAACTCTGCCCGCGCCACCTCCACGTGCAGCCGCTCCGCCGCATCGAGCGGCACGCATTCGGCGGCCTCGGCGTACAGCTTCTCGGCGTCGCGCAACTTGGTCTCACCCTCCAGCATCACCAGGCCGTTCGCGTATTCCATGCGGGCGATGGCCGACATCGGGTTGAGCCGCAGGCCCGTGCGGAACATCGACACCCCCTCGTCCTTGCTCGCGCCCTGCGTGCGCCCGAGCAGCGCGCCCATCGTGTCGATCACCTCGGCATGGAACGCACCGAGCGCAGTGTGGGCATCGGCGTGCTGCGGCTGCAGCCGGATGGTGGTGTCGAGCGCGGCCTTGATGCGTGCGCCCAGCCCGAGCTGCAGCGCCTTCGAGATGCTGATGCCCTGCGCGTAGCGGCCCAGCGCATAGGCCAGCAGGTAGTGGGCGTTCGCGTTGCCCGGGTCTTCCTCGACCTGGGATTCGGCCCGCGCGACCACGTCGAGGAACAGCGCGAAGCGCTGGCATTCGCTGCGCTCGAGGTAGTTCGCCTGCATGGCCTGCGCCTTGTTGGCGACCGTCAGGCCGGCGGACGAGGCCGTGCGCAGGCCCGCGTCCACCGCGGCCTCGAACTCGCCCGCGTGGTACAGCGACCAGGCCTGGAGCACGTCGTCGTCCTCGGGGAAGGCCTCCGCATCGCCGGCGTGCAGGCGCGACCACGAGGCCCTGAGCGCGTCACGGTCATAGCGGTAGGCGTCTGCCTCGTAGGGAAACGGGTTCCAGCGGGACATCGGGTTCTCCTTCGCTCAAGCGGCGGGCGAATCGGGATGGTAACGGCCCACGAGCGCGAGGAGGTGATTCCGCTCGGGCCCGTCGAGGTACGGCATGACCAGGCTCAGCACGTGGAATGCCCCGCGCAGCAGCGCGGCGCCCGCGGCTTCCGGCTCCAGCGCGCGGCGCGGGTCGCGCACGTACTCGTAGCTGAGCCAGTAGGTGAGCACCACCACCATCGCCGTGGCCACCGGGTCCAGCTCGTGGCTGTCGGCCCGCAGCGCGCCGCCGCGGTTCATGCCGTCGAGCACCTGGCGCACGGCACGCGCCTTGTGGTCGAGCAGGTCCTGGAAATGGGTCTCCAGGTGGCGGTTCTTCGAGAGCAGATCGTTCAGGTCGCGGTACAGGAAGCGGTATTCCCACAGCAACTCGAACAGCATGTGGAAGAACAGCCAGGCGTCCTCGACGTGGCGCACGTCGCCGGCCGCGTCGAGCAGGGTCTCGAGCGAGGCCCGGTAGCGGTCGAACAGCGCGTTGATCAGCGTGTCCTTGGCCGGATAGTGGTAGTACAGGTTGCCGGGGCTGATGCCCATCTCGGCCGAGATGGCCGTGGTGGACACGTTCGGTTCCCCGAGGCGGTTGAACATCACGAGCGCCGCCTCGAGGATGCGTTCGGCGGTGCGGCGCGGCTTCTTCGGGGGAGAGGGCATCGGGCCAATCTAGCAGCGAAATCCTGGGCGGGCCTCCGAGTCAACCCGGGTCCTGCAGGATTCACGGGACCTGCCTACAATCCCGCGCTCCATGCCAGCCATCTCGTTCCAGAACGTCAGCAAGACCTACCACGCCGCCGGACGCGACGTGCGGGCGCTCGACGGCGTCTCCTTCGACATCGAACCCGGCGAGTTCTTCGGCCTGCTGGGCCCGAACGGCGCCGGCAAGACCTCGCTGATCAGCATCCTCGCCGGCCTGTCGTCGGCCACGGGTGGCCATGTGAAGGTGCACGGGCACGACGTGGTCACCGACTACGCCGCCGCGCGGCGCAGCCTCGGCATCGTGCCGCAGGAGCTGGTGTTCGACCCGTTCTTCAGCGTGCGCGAGACGCTCGTCATCCAGAGCGGCTACTTCGGCGTGCGCAACAACGGCGCCTGGATCGACGAGCTGCTCGCCGGCCTCGGCCTCGCCGACAAGGCCCACGCGAACATGCGGCAGCTGTCGGGTGGCATGAAGCGCCGCGTGCTGGTCGCGCAGGCACTGGTGCACCGTCCTCCGGTCATCGTGCTCGACGAGCCCACCGCCGGCGTCGACGTGGAGCTGCGCCAGACGCTGTGGCAGTTCGTGGCCCGCCTGAACAAGGAGGGCCACACGGTGCTGCTGACCACGCACTACCTGGAAGAGGCCGAGGCGCTGTGCAGCCGCATCGCGATGCTCAAGCAGGGCCGCGTCGTGGCGCTCGACCGCACCACCGCGCTGCTCGCCGGCACGGCCAGCACCATGCTGCGCTTCAAGCTCGACGCGCCGCTGCCGTCCTCGCTCGCCGCCCAGGCGCGGGTCACCGGCCGCATCGTGCAGCTCAAGGCCCACGACGCCGCCGAGGTGGAGCAGGTGCTCGCCACGCTGCGCGCCGCGGGGCTCCAGCCGGAAGACCTCGAGATCGGCCGCGCCGACCTGGAGGACGTCTTCCTCGAGATCATGCAAACCGAATCGGGAGGCCTCTGATGAGCGCCCCAGGCCTGCTCGCCGGCACCCGCACGCTGCTCTACAAGGAGATGCTGCGCTTCTGGAAGGTGAGCTTCCAGACCGTGGCCGCGCCGGTGCTCACCGCCGTGCTGTACCTGCTGATCTTCGGCCACGTGCTGGAAGACCACGTGAAGGTCTACGACCAGGTGGGCTACACGAGCTTCCTGATCCCGGGCCTCGTGATGATGAGCGTGCTGCAGAACGCGTTCGCCAACAGCAGCAGCTCGCTGATCCAGAGCAAGATCACCGGCAACCTCGTGTTCCTGCTGGTGACGCCGCTGTCGCACTGGGCCTGGTTCCTCGCCTACGTGGGCGCCTCCGTCGTGCGCGGCGTGGTGGTGGGCCTCGGCGTGCTGGTCGTCACGGTGTGGTTCGCGCCACTGTCCCTCGCCGAACCCCTGTGGGTGTTCGTGTTCGCGGTGCTGGGCGCAGCCATGATGGGCGCGCTGGGCCTGCTGGCCGGGCTGTGGGCCGAGAAGTTCGACCAGATCGCTGCCTTCCAGAACTTCATCATCATGCCGATGACGTTCCTCTCGGGCGTCTTCTACTCGGTGAAGTCGCTGCCCCCGTTCTGGTACGGCCTGAGCCACCTGAACCCGTTCTTCTACATGATCGACGGCTTCCGCCGCGGCTTCTTCGGCGCGAGCGACGTCTCCCCGTGGATGAGCCTCGCCGTGGCCGGCGGCAGCCTGCTGCTGGTGTGCGCGCTGTGCCTGCACCTGCTGCGCATCGGCTACAAGATCCGGCACTGAAACGGGTCGTCCGGCCGGGTTTTCCCGGCATGGGCGATAATGTCGACCACCATGGCTGATCCCACCCCCGCCGAAGTCGAGCGCTACATCGCGCAAGGCCTGAACTGCGAACACCTGCAGGTCGAGGGCGACGGCCGTCATTTCTTCGCGACCATCGTGTCCGCGGAGTTCGACGGCGCGAGCCGCGTGGCGCGCCACCAGCGGGTCTACCGGGCGCTGGGCGATAGAATGCGCGAGCAAATCCACGCCCTGTCCATGAAGACGCTCACCCCCGCCGAATGGGCCGCATCCGCCCCGTCGGCCACCCCCCACCACCACTGAAAGCGGCCGCAGGGTTCACTGCGGCCGGCTGGCCTGCACCTTCGGCGGGCTTGCTGGTCGTGTGAGTCCCGGGCTGAAACCCCCATGGACAAACTCCTCATCCGCGGTGGCCGCCCCCTGAAGGGCGACGTGGTCATCTCCGGCGCCAAGAACGCCGCGCTGCCCGAACTGTGCGCCGCGCTGCTGACGCCCGAGCCGGTGACGCTCCAGAACGTGCCCCAGTTGCAGGACGTGGGCACCACGCTCAAGCTGCTGCGCAACATGGGGGTCACGGCCGAGCGCAACGAGGCCACGCCCGACGTGGTCACGCTCACGGCCGAGCCGCTGACCACCCGGGAAGCGCCGTACGAGCTCGTGAAGACGATGCGCGCGTCCATCCTGGTCCTGGGCCCGCTGCTGGCCCGCTTCGGCGAGGCGCGCGTGTCGCTGCCCGGCGGCTGCGCCATCGGCTCGCGCCCGGTCGACCAGCACATCAAGGGCCTGCAGGCCATGGGCGCCGACATCGTCGTCGAACACGGCTACATCGTCGCGAAGGCCAAACGGCTGAAGGGCGCCCGCATCACGACCGACATGGTCACCGTCACCGGCACCGAGAACCTGCTGATGGCCGCCACGCTGGCCGAGGGCGAGACGGTGCTCGAGAACGCGGCCCAGGAGCCCGAGATCCCCGACCTCGCCGAGATGCTGATCTCGATGGGCGCGAAGATCGAGGGCCACGGCACCCGCCAGATCCGCATCCAGGGCGTCGAGCGCCTGCACGGCACCACGCACCGCATCGTCCCCGACCGCATCGAGGCCGGCACCTTCCTGTGCGCCGTGGCCGCGGCCGGCGGCGAGGCCTTCCTGAAGTACGCCCGCGCCGACCACCTGGGCGCCGTGATCGACAAGCTGCGCGAGGCCGGTGCCTCGGTGGAATCGGTCGACGGCGGCCTGCGCGTGAAAAGCAACGGCCGCCCGCGCGCGGTCAGCTTCACCACCAGCGAGTACCCGGCGTTCCCCACCGACATGCAGGCCCAGTTCATGGCGCTCGACTGCATCGCCGACGGCGCCGCGGTGGTCTCCGAGACCATCTTCGAGAACCGCTTCATGCACGTGAACGAGCTGGTGCGCCTGGGCGCCCAGATCGACGTGCACGGCCACACCGCCACCATCCGCGGCGTGCCGAAGCTGTCGGGCGCCACCGTGATGGCCACCGACCTGCGCGCCTCGGCCAGCCTCGTGATCGCCGGCCTCGTGGCCGACGGCGAGACCATGGTCGAACGCATCTACCACCTCGACCGCGGCTACGACCGCATGGAAGCCAAGCTCCGCGGGCTGGGCGCCGACATCGAACGGATCAAATGACGATGATCACTCTCGCCTTGTCCAAGGGACGCATCTTCGACGAGACCCTGCCGCTGCTGAAGGCCGCGGGCATCGAGGTCACCGAAGACCCCGAGAAATCGCGCAAGCTGATCCTCGCCACCACCCGCCCCGACGTGCGCGTGGTGCTGGTGCGCGCGACGGACGTGCCCACCTACGTGCAGTACGGCGGCGCCGACGCCGGCGTGGCGGGCAAGGACGTCCTGCTCGAGCACGGTGGCCAGGGCCTGTACCAGCCGCTCGACCTGAAGATCGCCAAGTGCCGCCTGAGCGTGGCCGTGCGCGCCGACTTCGACTACGAAGCCGCCGTGAAGCAGGGCTCGCGCATCGCCGTGGCCACCAAGTACACGCAGTGCGCCCGCGAACACTTCGCGAACAAGGGCGTGCACGTCGACCTCATCAAGCTCTACGGCTCGATGGAGCTCGCGCCGCTGACAGGCCTGGCCGACGCCATCGTCGACCTGGTCTCCACCGGCAGCACGCTCAAGGCCAACAACCTCGTGGAAGTCGAGGAAATCATGCAGATCTCTTCGCGCCTGGTGGTGAACCAGGCTGCGTTGAAAACCAAGCGCGAACCCCTTCGCGAACTCATCGACGCCATCGCGTCAGCCATCGTGTAAACACACACACCACCATGAACGTGCAGATCCGCCAGCTCGCCACCGCAGACGCCGACTTCGACACCAGCTTCCAGCATGTGCTGCACTGGTCCGAAGCGACGGACCATGCGATCGAGCAGCGGGTCACCGACATCCTGGGCGACGTGCGCACGCGCGGCGACGCCGCGGTGCTCGAGTACACCGAACGGTTCGACGGGCTGAAGGCCGCGTCGGTGGCCGAGTTCGAGATTCCCCGGGGTGAGCTGCAGGCCGCGCTCGCGAGCCTGCCGCCCGTCCGGCGCCAGGCCCTCGAGGCGGCCGCCGACCGCGTGCGCGACTACCACCAGCGGCAGCTGGAAGTGACTGGCCGCTCCTGGAGCTACCGCGACGCCGACGGCACGCTGCTCGGCCAGAAGGTCACGCCGCTCGACCGCGTGGGCATCTACGTGCCGGGCGGCAAGGCCCAGTACCCGTCCAGCGTGCTGATGAACGCCATCCCGGCCAAGGTGGCGGG
This genomic stretch from Piscinibacter gummiphilus harbors:
- a CDS encoding tripartite tricarboxylate transporter substrate-binding protein; protein product: MKKLLLAALTALTATAALAEYPEKPITIVVPFAAGGPTDKVARDFAEGLRKQLGKPIIIENAGGAGGTLGATKVAKAANDGYTILLTHIGMATSPALYRNLQYKTLEDFEYLGLINEVPMTLVGRSTLAANNYAELNTWIQANKGKINLAHAGVGSASHLCGLLFQSTLKVEMVAVPYKGTGPAMTDLLGGQVDIMCDQTTNTMGQAEGGKIKFYAVSTAKRLSMPALAKLPTLDESGLKGFNVTIWHGLYAPKGTPKPVVDKLNAALKATLKDPAFIKSEEALAAVVVTDNRVNGAEHKKFVEAEINKWTPVIRANVQYAD
- a CDS encoding tetratricopeptide repeat protein — its product is MSRWNPFPYEADAYRYDRDALRASWSRLHAGDAEAFPEDDDVLQAWSLYHAGEFEAAVDAGLRTASSAGLTVANKAQAMQANYLERSECQRFALFLDVVARAESQVEEDPGNANAHYLLAYALGRYAQGISISKALQLGLGARIKAALDTTIRLQPQHADAHTALGAFHAEVIDTMGALLGRTQGASKDEGVSMFRTGLRLNPMSAIARMEYANGLVMLEGETKLRDAEKLYAEAAECVPLDAAERLHVEVARAELAL
- a CDS encoding TetR/AcrR family transcriptional regulator, coding for MPSPPKKPRRTAERILEAALVMFNRLGEPNVSTTAISAEMGISPGNLYYHYPAKDTLINALFDRYRASLETLLDAAGDVRHVEDAWLFFHMLFELLWEYRFLYRDLNDLLSKNRHLETHFQDLLDHKARAVRQVLDGMNRGGALRADSHELDPVATAMVVVLTYWLSYEYVRDPRRALEPEAAGAALLRGAFHVLSLVMPYLDGPERNHLLALVGRYHPDSPAA
- a CDS encoding ABC transporter ATP-binding protein, with the translated sequence MPAISFQNVSKTYHAAGRDVRALDGVSFDIEPGEFFGLLGPNGAGKTSLISILAGLSSATGGHVKVHGHDVVTDYAAARRSLGIVPQELVFDPFFSVRETLVIQSGYFGVRNNGAWIDELLAGLGLADKAHANMRQLSGGMKRRVLVAQALVHRPPVIVLDEPTAGVDVELRQTLWQFVARLNKEGHTVLLTTHYLEEAEALCSRIAMLKQGRVVALDRTTALLAGTASTMLRFKLDAPLPSSLAAQARVTGRIVQLKAHDAAEVEQVLATLRAAGLQPEDLEIGRADLEDVFLEIMQTESGGL
- a CDS encoding ABC transporter permease: MSAPGLLAGTRTLLYKEMLRFWKVSFQTVAAPVLTAVLYLLIFGHVLEDHVKVYDQVGYTSFLIPGLVMMSVLQNAFANSSSSLIQSKITGNLVFLLVTPLSHWAWFLAYVGASVVRGVVVGLGVLVVTVWFAPLSLAEPLWVFVFAVLGAAMMGALGLLAGLWAEKFDQIAAFQNFIIMPMTFLSGVFYSVKSLPPFWYGLSHLNPFFYMIDGFRRGFFGASDVSPWMSLAVAGGSLLLVCALCLHLLRIGYKIRH
- a CDS encoding BolA family protein, which translates into the protein MADPTPAEVERYIAQGLNCEHLQVEGDGRHFFATIVSAEFDGASRVARHQRVYRALGDRMREQIHALSMKTLTPAEWAASAPSATPHHH
- the murA gene encoding UDP-N-acetylglucosamine 1-carboxyvinyltransferase → MDKLLIRGGRPLKGDVVISGAKNAALPELCAALLTPEPVTLQNVPQLQDVGTTLKLLRNMGVTAERNEATPDVVTLTAEPLTTREAPYELVKTMRASILVLGPLLARFGEARVSLPGGCAIGSRPVDQHIKGLQAMGADIVVEHGYIVAKAKRLKGARITTDMVTVTGTENLLMAATLAEGETVLENAAQEPEIPDLAEMLISMGAKIEGHGTRQIRIQGVERLHGTTHRIVPDRIEAGTFLCAVAAAGGEAFLKYARADHLGAVIDKLREAGASVESVDGGLRVKSNGRPRAVSFTTSEYPAFPTDMQAQFMALDCIADGAAVVSETIFENRFMHVNELVRLGAQIDVHGHTATIRGVPKLSGATVMATDLRASASLVIAGLVADGETMVERIYHLDRGYDRMEAKLRGLGADIERIK
- the hisG gene encoding ATP phosphoribosyltransferase, with translation MITLALSKGRIFDETLPLLKAAGIEVTEDPEKSRKLILATTRPDVRVVLVRATDVPTYVQYGGADAGVAGKDVLLEHGGQGLYQPLDLKIAKCRLSVAVRADFDYEAAVKQGSRIAVATKYTQCAREHFANKGVHVDLIKLYGSMELAPLTGLADAIVDLVSTGSTLKANNLVEVEEIMQISSRLVVNQAALKTKREPLRELIDAIASAIV